CACCACCACATCGGGATTTAGTTTTAAAAAATCTTCATAAATTTGGGGATCTTTTAAACTGGTCGGATGAAATACAGGAATATTATGATCTAAAGCCGCCGCATGTACGGGGCATGGGTGCAATTTTTGTCCACGTCCCACAGGCTTTGGATTTTGACAATAAACAGCAGGGATATCATAGCCTGCATCAACCAATCCATTTAAGGTTGCAACCGCAAAAATAGGGGATCCCATAAAAGCAACGCGTAATTTTTTATTCACGTTAAAACCTACAGGACAGGAGAGGTCATATCTGAGGATTCGTAATTTTTGATTTTACGTAATTTTCGTAAAATCATATCGCGTCTTAATTTTGATAAACGGTCAACAAATAAAACACCATCCAAATGGTCAATTTCATGTTGGATACAAATAGATAAAAGCCCATCTGCTTCTAATTTTTGGATTTGATTTTGGGCATCACTATATTGAACAGTGATTTTTTGGGGTCTTGTGATATCGCCATATTGATCGGGTAGGGATAAACAACCTTCCGTATAGGTGGCTTGTTCGTCAGATCTTGATATAATAACCGGATTGACCATTTTATAGGGTTTTGAAGGTTGATCTTCCATCGCCACATCAACCACAATAATACGTTGAAGTCGGCCAATTTGGGGTGCCGCCAGACCAATACCATGTGTATGGTACATGGTATACAGCATATCATCCATTAACCCTGCAATAGATGCATCGACCCTTTCAACGGGTTTGGCGATTTTTTTCAATCGTTCATCAGGTGCGGTGATAATTGGTAATAATTTTGCCATAATCATTTCTTTATATCATAGGTAAATATTTTTATGAACCATCAATTAGTGTTAATCCCTATGTGAGACCATAATGCGGCGCCATAATGTAACACAAAGCTCGTTGCTTTTTTAAATTTAATCATTCTTTGCAAAAAAAGAAGGGATTATTCCCTAAAATATATATAAAACTATAGAATAATATAACCTTGGTTTTATTAATCTTATCGGGCTTTATAATATGAATAAAAATACCACCCTAACACTTGCCCATTACCAATCTTGGGCTAATCAAAAATTATTTAAAACTCTGCAAGATTTAGCCCAAGATCTATATTTTAAAAATTTCGGGCTTTCTTATCATTCTTTGCATGGTACCCTGAATCATCTGATAGCGGCCAATCAATTATGGCAATATCGGATTACTGGTTTTGGTTCTTTGCCATCTGCGC
This Alphaproteobacteria bacterium DNA region includes the following protein-coding sequences:
- the def gene encoding peptide deformylase encodes the protein MAKLLPIITAPDERLKKIAKPVERVDASIAGLMDDMLYTMYHTHGIGLAAPQIGRLQRIIVVDVAMEDQPSKPYKMVNPVIISRSDEQATYTEGCLSLPDQYGDITRPQKITVQYSDAQNQIQKLEADGLLSICIQHEIDHLDGVLFVDRLSKLRRDMILRKLRKIKNYESSDMTSPVL